In Gossypium arboreum isolate Shixiya-1 chromosome 3, ASM2569848v2, whole genome shotgun sequence, the sequence TAGTGAATCATACATTTCTAAGTTGTGCCAAGGGTTAACGGGCAAGAGAAAAGTTAAACTTGGTTCAATAGCTACCACTAACAaaacaaattatttaaatatattgtGCAAAATGATAGTGTTGCTATGTCAACACACTCTCCTAAGACCAGCTTCCGTTTTACTCGTCATGCAGAGGCGAGCTACCAAGAGTTTGTTGCCACACAAGCCTcttatgaaaataattataactCGATCTTCTTTCTTAATATGTTTCAACTTATTTTTTGCTTGCAAGAGTTTTTCCTTTTTAAAATGGCAATGCACCTTCATATTTTTAGttctttaataaataaataaaaaaaactaaattctcTGCCAAATGTATTGTTAACAAGATATCAGGAATTGGAAACTGCGCTAGCTGAAGCAAGTCCTCAAATAGTTGCAAAAGCCAAGTGCTCTCTTTAGCTGCCATCATCGTTGCATGGTACTTTGCTTTTGTGGTTGACATAGACACTACAAGTTTTTGCTACACGAAGAAATTGTTCCAGACCAAAGCATAAATACGTATCCAGTGGGGTATCACGTGCACCTACAATAGTTGGTATCACAATAGCCAACTAACCTGCACTCTCCACTGGTTTTTGTACATAATATTGTTCAAATTTCATTGAACTGCTTTCAAATGAGGTTTCTTTGGATTTTGCATGTAGCAATTCATAATGAcaactacaaaaaaaaaaaatatttcatcCCGTTATAGTTAAGTAGATAAGACTGCTTATCAATTATCAATACATCATAGCATTTTGTAAATCTTTCCCTTAATTAGCACATATTTTGGCATTTGATTCTAGCGTCATTGAAATTGTCTTGCACTGGAGCATTCCAAACTTTTTTAATGAATGCTTCAAATGCTTTTGTCGGCGGAGAAAGAAAATCCTTTTTTAGTGTAATCAAACTTTAGACTAAGGAGTGTTTGAATTGTCCAAGTTCTTTAATATGTAAGCGAATTGATAAATTTATCTTAGTTTGAAGAATTTCTTCCTCATAATTTCCtaggttaaattttgctattagttcctgtactttttaaatttaaaatttcagtcaTCATCAAATTATAAGTGTTAAATTTATTCAACTATGTTATTTTCAAAATGTGATatgacaaacatattatcatatatgtAATGTCATGttaacttattattttcatatattactcACTAAAGAGCTAGTTAATGGATTAACGCCCATTATTTGCATCAAGAGTGaaatttctaattttgaaaagtatagggacCTAGAATGATCCAATTGGAGAATATGGACTAAATCTACAACTATATACATAGTACATGATTAGTATTtgaatttaattgaatgaatttaactGTCACTATTTGGGTTaatactaaatttttaaaatttgaaaagtacagagattaaaattgatcaaattaaaatacataGGCTAAATCCATAACTTTTGCGAGGTACAAggactaataacaaaatttaacttaatttCCTATGATGATTACGTCATCTTCATAGACTAGCACGATAGTTAGTTTTTCTCTATTCACTTTGCCGAACAAATTATATGCTACATGTGCCACTAAATAGCCATAATAACTAAAAAAATTCAACAATCTTGTCATACCAGGCAAGTGGCACGCTAAGAAAATGGAAGATAAAACCAAGCAAGAAAATGTTTGCTTTAAAGACAATAATTGAGAAAGATGTGCTCTATATGCCAAAACCTTGAAGAAAGCTTGGGATACATTCACCAAGCTATTCTCTAAAATGGACCATATGAAGCTCCAACTTCTAGAGAGTGAGTTGCTGTGAGTGACACCATGCTTTCATAAAGTAAAGTCATTATGTCAAGAGGTTTTTAAGTTGGATCCAAAAGCTCCTATTGTTGATACTATAATGAGACGAATCATAATACATAGTCTGAAGCCAAAGTTTAGGAGTTTTGTTGTCGTTGTACAAGGATGACAAAAGTAGTCATCACTTGTATAATTCGAAAAATTCTTAGCCGATCAAGAATGCTTAGCTCAAGAAATGAGATGAGTCCCACTAAAGAATAAAAAGAGGCACTCTAAGCCGGTAGGGGGAATTCCAAGCAGTGTGACAATGGTGGGTTCAAGAAAAATGGTGACAATCTAAAAGGTTATGAAGGTGAAAGGAGACCTAGCGAAGGGGGACGTTTGAAAAACCATAACAATTAAAAGTTTGAAGGGAAGTGTTGTAATTGTGAGAAAAAAAGGGTCGCATGACAAAAGCTTGCTAGTGGAAGAAAAAGTTTGTGTAGAGTAATGTTGTTACTTTTAATAATGAAGAAGAATGAATGAGATGACAAACTTGTGGCATATGCGACTAAGCCACGTTAGCTATTCTAAGCTAGATGTGATGAATGGACTTTCAGAACTTGAAGTGAGAATAAACACAAAATGTGCAAGTTGTAAGTATGGAAAAGCATATAAATTATTGTACAAAAAGTCCAAATTTTAAATCAAAAGAACCATTAGAGTTAATCTACTCTAATGTGTTTTGAGCAGGTTAAACAAGCTTCCATTGGTGGGATGAAGTGCATAATGACCTTTATTgttgatttttcaaaaatttgtgAGTTTATTTTGTGAAGGAAAGATTTGTGAGGCTCTTTCAAAGTTGAAAGAGTTTAAAGGGATTAGGAAAACAAAGATTAGTTAAAGGGTCTATTATCTACACATTGATAACGAGAGATAGTATATTTCAAACGAAACTTCCTTCAAGAATGTCGAATTCACTATCAATTCACATGCGCTAGCACTCCACGGCAAATCGGCGTGGTGAAAAGGTAGGCACCTGGTAGAAATACTCCAAAGTTTATGCTTCATGCAATGAATATTTCGACTAGTTTTTGGGTTGATGCAATGAGAACTGTGACTTTCGTTATTAATAAGCTTCCTCAACAAAGGTTGTCTTCATTGTCTTTTGAAAAATTGTGGAACATGAAACCTACCATTAGCTAATTTCAAGTATTTGGATGTGTATGCTATGTATTTACACCTGATCACTTACGTAGCAAAATgaacacaaaatttgttaaattgtattTTTGTAAGATATGATAGTCAAATACAAGGGTGGAGATTTTGTGGTCTTACAACTGAAAAATGCTATATGACCCGAAATGTGGTGTTTAATGAAGCATCTTAATGGTGGTTATGAGACAAGAAATTATTGCCAGACACAAATACTCTCAAATTGCAGTCTTCTTAAATCCAGTTGAGTCTAGGAGAAACTGAAATTACAAATAATGGTGGAGATGTTGAAGGGGAAACTGTTGTTCACCAATGAtcaatcaaagatagcaaattaGAAGCACCAAATCCGCTTAGAAGATCAAGAAGAGTTAGGAAGTCAAATCTCAAATATGGTAATGTTACCATAGTAGAACAGGGAGATGCGAAAGAACCAATGACATTTGAAGAAACATTCTAGAAGCGAAAGTGGATTGAAGCAATAATAAAAGAGGTTGTTGCACTTGAAAGAAATCAGATGATCTGGGAGCTCGATATACCAAATCCAAGAAATGTGGAGCTTATCTCTTACAAATGGATTTACGAGATGAAACGTCAtattgatagatgaattgagaagCACAAGGCTCAGTTGGTAGCTTGAGTATTCTCTCAACAATATGGACTACCACTAACAACTAGCTAGGACTGGAACTTGTGGCAATTGGATGTGAAAAATGCATTTTTGTATAGGGAGCTAGGTTGGGAGATCTGCATAGACTAGTCGATGGGTTTTTAGAGTCTAGATCATCTTGCGTATGTGTCTGAGCTTCAAAAGGTGCTTTATGGATTAAAGCAAGCAACAAGTGGTAAAGATGGCAAGATTGTTGAATTTCTTACTCATAGTGGTTATTCAGTGACACCAGTAGGCTATAGTTTGTTTGTAAAAATGAATGGAGGAAAATAAGCTGTTATGCTAGTATATGTAGATGACTTAAACATCAAAGGAGATTCTGAGGAAGAAATTCTCCGAattaaagagaatttattaatTTGTTTTCATATTAAATAACTTGAACAACTCGAGCGCTTCCTTGGCTTAGAGGTTGATTATACTGAAGAAGGCATTTTTCTCCACTCATAAAGTATATCCAagcatttattaataattttataatgctCAGGTGCAAGACAATTTCTACGCGGATATAACTAAATGCCAAAATGTGTGCTACTGAAGGAAAATATTCTGAAGGTGCTACCATGTATCAACAGTTGGTAAGAAGTCTTACCTATTTAACTTTAACAAGACCATGTATTTCTTCTGTAGTTTTTATTAAAGCCGAGGAAAAAAAAACAACCAACTTGAACCAAATTATTTGGAGGAGTTATGGAACATAAGTTTAAAAGTCACGCTTACCCGAAATAGAATTGAATTgtgcttttatttaattaattttaggtttttatgatataaaaataaatgttttatatttaaaatggtgaaaataatttaaaattctcaaaaatttattatttttaaaaatatttatgaaaaaatcTTGAAATCTTatcaaataatattcaaaagccataaaacaaagttaaattttatcaaaataagcttaaaaatcaaaataaaaattaatataaaaaacgaAAACCAAACTGAACTGAATCAAATTATAATAGAggattcaaaaaaatttaaaaaatccaaTCAAACCGAATCaatatattttgattatgagttgatacatgcaaaaaaaaaaaaaaaaaaaaagaagaagcagaAGAAGAAAGAAGCAGTTTAATGAGTTTTGAGACATATAAAGAGTACGTTTAGCTACGGtattatgcaaaaaaaaaaagaagtggaGATTATAAGTTAGTTGGCTATTGTGATGCTATGTAGTTGAACGTGGCACCTAATGGTTGAGTACGTCTTTTCACTTGGGACTAGAGTAATTTTTTAGTGTAGCAAAAGACAAGTGATAATGTGTTTGTTAACCACAGAGCAGAGTATCGTGTGGTGAGGATGGCACCTCAAGAGAATACTTGACTTTTCCAGCTGTTGAAGGAGTAGAGTTTCCAATTGCTTTATATTGTGACAGAGAATCTAAGTTTTTTATGCTTGAACTGGCATTAtcattttattagaaataaaatcGAAATTAAGTTAGAAACATATTAAGACAGAAGACCAAATTGTAGATTTATTCACGCGAGGCTTGTGTGGAAACAAATTTGAAAACTTCTATCGTAGGCTTGGCATGACAAACAAAATGAAAGCTAGTGTTGACGTAGCAACCCCATTATTTTGTCAACTTTATTgcataatatatttaaataatttgttaATGGTAATTGTAGGACCAAGTTTAACATTTTATCTTAATCTTTAGTCAACAAAAaaagttatatgaaaataaaaagcAAGAGCATTTTgtgtgtatataaatatataactcAAATCCATGCAGTATAGACATCACTCATTTTCTCTATGTTGGGTGCACCAGCTCAATTATTGAGATTTCTATTGACTTCCAAATTATCTTATTTCTAAGTAGTTAAATTTTGCTCAGTAAAGTATTCCATCTCAAGAATAATAGATGCCtgagataataaaaataaatttacgcATTCAAGCTGAGATTAAGTGTGAAAATGCAAACCTTTTAGGAGATTGATAACATCTAGTGTCAATATCAGGATAAGAATGAAGAAAGAAAGAGCCTTACCAAGGAGAAGCACCTATAATCCCAGCGCGATCGGTCCGGCAGCTTATTTGAGTTTTTGGTCCACTGTTCTTATATGCTCCACCAACAGTCAGCAGGTGAGCATATATCCACACAATCACAACTGAGAATATGACAGCAAAGCGGTCAAACACTTGCCGCTCCCCACGTGTAATATGAGGTATATACTGCCAAAAAAAACACTCATCGAGGTGATTGTTACAATTCAAAAACAGTTCTTGTATGGTCAAGCATTAACCATCTCTTTGTGTCATTACTGCTTCAAAAAACAAAGAGGGTTATctttaaataaaaaatctaaattACCTGTGAAAAAACTAAGAGAAGAATGATCTCTGGTAACCCTATCTCTATGCATTTGGCAAGCTGCAAAATTTATAACCAGAAAGTGAAAATGATGAATCAATTTAATAACAAATGTTCCAAACAAAAAATGTTGATGCCATACCACAGGAAATCCAAACTCATAGAGTCCAAAGCCAGAGAGAGCAACCAGGGGAACAGCTGACAGAGGACTTAAGAACCTACAAAAGCATTGAAAGATCTACCAATTAAACCACTAATCTAATAGACTTGGACCCTGCATTCAGCCAATTAAATATAACAAGAAAAAGCCCAAAAAGTTGCTTATAAAAGATTATTTAACCAACATCATACTTACCTTGCAACATTACGCCAAAGGCCACTAAATCCGAGGACAATCTGAAGGGTCGAGGCAACAATGAGGGCACCTTGGATTCCACGCATTATCTTCTCAAATTTCTGCATACTCAATAGAGGATCCACTCAATTCCGGGATTCTGTCATCATAAGTTACAAGAAAAAGAACAAAACTATAGGGTCTTAGTGAAGCTACCTCTTGAGGATTTACAATGTCAGTATAGCGGCCAGCCAAGATGATGGAAATGGTGGTTGGCATGTAGGTATAGGAACCTccaatcactgctggtaaacggGTACCAAACAATGTTTGAAGCAATGTGTTCACACCAGCCACAAATAGCAATGTCTGAATCATCTTTGCTTTCTCTTCCTGATGCAAAGAATTGTACTTACAGGTAAACAACATGCAAAGCTTCTGACAAGATCCACATAAAAGAAACGACAAGCATGAAGAAAACTAATTGACTGTTACTGTCTGTGTCAAGCATACATTTCCGCCTCCCATCTGAGAAACTAGAGAGGTAGGTATGAGAACAGTTGTCCCAAGCATCACCAAGTAATGTTGAAATCCCAATAATATAGCCTCAGCTGCAAATGCAATGAGATACAAACCCACATACAGTTATCACATAGACATTCCAATACAAGACTTGAATGTATGAGGAATATTGTAACTAAATGAGaattaacatcattttatattagaACATTGGAAAGGTGACGAGGTTGGGATTGATAACCAACAATAAGGAATCAAGATAAAATAGTTTTGAATTGATAGAAACTCACGCCAAGGAGGAGGACTAGTAATGCAATAAGCAACCCCAGGCAGCTGCTCCTTAACTGGATGCGGCTGTAATTCATCTTGCTTTGGTGGTGGTGCAGCTCCTCCGCCACCACCTCCTCCACCACCACCCCCTCCTCCTGCCATTTTTTCTCTTCCTTCTTCTTAGTTTAGGCCTTCCTTAAAAACCAAAACTTTCTCTAAGCCTCAAGCTAAAAAAACTACTCCAAATAGAAAATCTTTGAAAACCAGCAACAGAAGTTAAAACAAAAGAATCTGAAAACCAGAAAGGTGGTGAGAAACTGCACTGGAATGACagtgaaaaagaagaagaaagaaaaagggagttACAAGAAGATAAGCATTAACAGTGAAAGAACTATTTTCTCAATATATAAAGAAAGTGTCATTGCATAAAAGGGAAACGCCAGAAGAATGCAATTAAGTACTGAATGGGGGATGAGGTTAAGCCTTAAGGCCTAAGGTGGTGCGTTCTTATTGTGCACCTATCCTATGACAGGAGATCAACTTGGGGAGAAAGAAGGAATCATAAGATAAAAGAGAATGAGAGAAAAGGCGTGAACTGTGAAGTGCGAACATGAATAAAGGCAAAAATTCCTCTCTGTCTGTGTGTGAAGTGTGAACCAAAGGAATCTCTTTCTTTGCCTTGATTTCTTTTTGATTTTCTAAcaattctttttcattttcttttgatcACGTAAAGATAAAGTCTTTCACAACCTACATGATAAAAGCATCTCCGCCAGCCATCATCTTTAGCAAAGCTACTTCAGATTCTCCCACTAATTATTATTTagtatataaaagaaaaagaaaacgttCAAATTTGGCAAATATCAAATTTGAATAAAGCTCTTCTGACACCAAGccagaaggaaaagaaagaaaaaaaccctCTTTTCTCACGTCAATGTAAGCTCAAATCTGGGATGTAACAAACTTTCTGCGTTGCATCCTCTCTTTGTCTTAGTAATGGCCTTTAATATATGATTGGTTAATGGTGTATGGAAATTAAAAAAGCGATGTAGTTGTAACACATTTTGCTCTGAGTATAGATTGGAAAGACATggttaacttttatttatttattattactataaaTTTCATTGCGTTGCAGTGTTTGCTCTTAAGGTTCTGAATTCCGAGGAGTCCTTTTCCTTTGGCTTTTGGGGTTTTATCAATCACCCGAAGAAAACGTCTTGTCTCATTGCGCGTCATTTTACATCAGAGATTGTTTTATGTCGTGTTGCCTGCCTGTTGCTTGCAGTGTCTGCATGGACAGCATGGTTCAAAAACCTTACTAGCCAGTTTCTATGTTCCTGTTCCTGTCGATGTTAGATTCATTATGTACCTATTAAAAAATCAATTaccataataatataaaaataaaataaagtactaAAATAGGCAGCACCACCTgacctaaaataataaaaataataataataatgatttaaAAGATTTAGAGAcctattatataaaattttcatttttgtaagttctccttatttattattttcttttattttctttcaactCACTATATTGTGTTTAAACAAACAATTAACctatttttgtagttaaataagCCATTTACTTATGATTTTTACTCATAAAATTAGGTTAAACCATTAACCTATATTAAAATATAGGGCTTTTATGAGTAAAAACCATAAGTAAAGGGcttatttaactacaaaaataggttaatggtttgtttaaatacaatatagtgagttgaaggaaaataaaaagaaaataataaataaagaggGCTTACAAAAAAATTATCCAAATTTAAAGTTTGGTGTCGCCACACCGTCCGGTGGCACCTTTTCCCTTCCTTTTCAGTAGCCattcaaaaatgaaaaatttgcATAAAGGTCCCTAAATCttttaaatcattttttttaCTGTTTTGGGCAGAAATTTAGGGTGATGCCGCCTATGCACCACCCTCTATCAAGTCAAATGCACCATTTTAGTACTTAATCTTTGAAACAACCTATattggtattttattttattttttatattattgggGTAAAAAAACCCTATTACACATCGTATCAAGTTAACAATAATGCTTTTAACGAGGTCAATAACTTTTTTTTGAAGTTTTCgttaattattataatatctttaagtattttaatt encodes:
- the LOC108474402 gene encoding nucleobase-ascorbate transporter 7-like, giving the protein MAGGGGGGGGGGGGGAAPPPKQDELQPHPVKEQLPGVAYCITSPPPWPEAILLGFQHYLVMLGTTVLIPTSLVSQMGGGNEEKAKMIQTLLFVAGVNTLLQTLFGTRLPAVIGGSYTYMPTTISIILAGRYTDIVNPQEKFEKIMRGIQGALIVASTLQIVLGFSGLWRNVARFLSPLSAVPLVALSGFGLYEFGFPVLAKCIEIGLPEIILLLVFSQYIPHITRGERQVFDRFAVIFSVVIVWIYAHLLTVGGAYKNSGPKTQISCRTDRAGIIGASPWIRVPYPFQWGAPTFDAGEAFAMMAASFVALVESTGTFLSVARYASATPMPPSILSRGIGWQGIGILFSGIFGTGNGSSVSVENGGLLAMTRVGSRRVVQISAGFMIFFSILGKFGAVFASIPAPIIAALYCLFFGYVGSGGLSLLQFCNLNNFKIKFILGFSVFMGLSIPQYFNEYTAINGFGPVHTGARWFNDMINVPFSSEAFVAGSLAMFLDVTLHGKDNATKRERGMHLWEKFKSFKKDARSEEFYALPFNLNKFFPSV